The Mesorhizobium sp. M3A.F.Ca.ET.080.04.2.1 genome contains the following window.
TCCATGATTTCTCTCCCTACTTACGAGCATGGTGCGAGCTGTTGGCTCGCATTTTTTCTCGATCGCCTTACCGGCGCGGGCGCGCCTCGTAAAAACCCTTCACGCAATCGCCGTATGTTCTGTCTTCGACATGTGTGAACCCGATCTTTTCGGCCGCGCGAATCGCGCGTGCGTTCTCGGGCCTGATCAGCGCGACCACCCGCTCCAGGCCAAGTTCCTCGAAGGCATAGCGCAGGATCTCCCCGCCGAGTTCGGGACCGATCCCGCGGCCAGCAATATGCCCGAACAAGCAAAGGCCGTACTCGACATCCGCCGTATCCTCGAAGCGGCGCAGGCCCGCGCGGCCCGCGAATTCGTTTCCTGCCCGCGAATTTCCTCTCAAGAACACGCCAAAAAAGCCAAATCCGTTCTGCCGCCAAGCCTGGACATACTGGTCCAGCTTTTCCTCGGTGTTCCGGCGGGACGGAGGCTCGCCTGAAAACAGGGATTGTACGACCAACGGATCGGTGTGCAGGCGATGAACGTCTTCGAGGTCGGACTTGGCCAGCGGGCGCATAAAAAGTCGCGGCGTCTCAAGAGCAAGCATGATTGTTTCCTCAAAAGCGTGTCATAATTTTCGGGAGATGAGCCCTCGAGCGAAAAAGACGCTGGCGATTATCGGCATCATGAGCATCATTTGGATTGGAGTTGGCCTCTCGCCGAGAAACCCGGCGCCGAAGGCGATACTCAAAGCAGGGACCAGGTAATGGTGCGTGCTGGCAAAGGCCGGCCCACTCAACCTGATCAAGCGATAGTAGGCGACGTACATCACTGCTGTGGACACGACGCCGAGTAGCAGCAGAGCAACAAGAGCCTGCGCTGTCGGGGTGATCGCCCAAGGGCGTTCGAAGGCAAGGCTCAGCGGCAGTAACATTGGAATTGCGCAGATCATGACCGCCGTTCCAGTCACGAGTGCATTCTTGTCCTGTAGTCGGGCCACCGCGCGACCGGACAGCGCATAGCTTGCAGCTGCTCCCAAAAGGGCCGCAAGCGGTGCGGCACTTCTGCTTGAATGCAGCGTCGATATTCCGGACGGGCTCAGGAACCCGGCCAGGCTGATAAAGCCCACCAACAGACCGAAGATGATTGCTCGCGATGGCTTCTCACGAAGGGCAAGACAGGCGAGAAGCACCGCGAAGAGAGGCGTCGTAGCGACCAGGATCGCCATCTCGCTCACCGGCACGGTCATGGAGGCCCACGCGATCAGATAGAGAGGCAGAGCGTGGCCGAACAATGCGATCTGCGCGTATCTGGCCCAGGCATCGAAGCTTGCGGGAAGGGATTCTGCATGGCCAAACCTCAACCACACAAGCAGCACGGTTGCAGCGATCAGCAGCCTCGCCGTCGCAAGGGTTGCCGGCGGCACATCAAGAACCGCAATCTTGATGAGAATATAAGAGCCCGCCCACCAAACTGAGACGGCGGCGAGCAGCAGGTAGGCGAGGAGCGATCGCCGATCGTTAGCAACTGCAAAGGCGCCCTTCATGACTGTCATCCTCCTGCCTCACCCGACAGCGGCGGACGGTGTCGTGGCGGCCAGCTTTGCCAATGCTCGCCCGAACCGGACGGCGAGCGTGGCGATCTCGGCCGTTGCCATTGGGGTTGAAAGGGCCCCCAGGCCAATGCGCGATAGGAGAATGCCTTCGTTGCGGCAGAGCGAAATCAACCGCGAAAGGCGCTGTCTTTGGTGCCACGCATGATAGGCGCTCGCGTAGTCCTTTACTTCTCCGTCGCCAACGAACACGCAAAAAAGGGAGCCGGCGCCGGTGACATGCCCTCCTATATCTGAGGCAGCCAGTGTTGCGCCAAGTTCCGAACGAGCTTGCGCTCCAAGGGCGTTGAGCCGCTCGATCTCCACTTCGGTCAGGGCGCGCATGGCGGCAGCCCCTGCAACCATGCTTAGTGGATTGGCGGTGAAGGTCCCTGCCTGGGAGACGGGCGGTTTGCCGCGGCTTGGATCAAAGACGCGCATGGTTTCGGCTCGACCGGCAACAGCCCCGATTGGCAGTCCGCCGCCGACGATCTTGCCGAAGGTGCACAGGTCCGGTTCGACCCGGTAGGTGGCAATCGCGCCGCGATAGCTCAGCCGGAAGCTCAGAACTTCATCCGAGATCAGCAGAATTCCATGGCGGGCCGTGAACTCGCGCAGGAAATGCAGGTACGTGTGATCGACGGGTACCAGCCCCGCGCGCGATGGAAGGGGGTCGATGACAATGCAGGCCAGCGTCTGCTTGTGCCGCTCCAGCACCCGCTCAGTCGCATCGACGTTGTTGAAAGGAATGACGACCACCTCGGCCAGGACTGAGGCCGGGGTTCCGTGGTTATACGCCTGGGCCTCTGCGGTCCCCGTTTGCCAGTCGGCCGGAACAGGATCGAAACTTGCTTCCACATAGTCGTAGTTGCCGTGATAGGCGCCCTCACATTTTGCTATTTGCGGGCGCCCGGTGAGGGCACGTGCGGCCTTGATGGCCATCATCACCGCTTCAGATCCTGTATTTGTGAAGCGCACCTGCTCGAAGAAGGGCACCCTTTCGCAAAGAATCTCAGCGAGATCGATCTCACTCTCGGTGGGATTGGCAAAACTCAGTCCCCGGCCGATTTGTGTGATCAGCGCCGAGTTCACGTCCGGGTGGTCATAGCCATGGATCAGGGCCGTGAAATTGTTCTGGAAATCCAGATAGGCGTTGTCGTCGACATCTATCACATAGGCTCCCTTTCCGGATTTCTGATAAAGCGGAAAGGGCGCCTCGTAGACGCTGCTGCGGGTGTTGCCTCCAGGCATGACCTTTTTCGCACGCTCATGAGCCAGGCGAGAGGTCCTCATTTGCTCGGTCATGGTCCGAAACTCCGATAAGACGCCTTGTCCGGATGCGACTTGATTGGGTGGAAAGCTCGGCCCTACAAGCCTCGACGAAGCCGCTTGATGCCGCGTCGGAAGCGAAGTCATTCGGGGCTCAGGCCGCCGTTAGTGCTTCTTGCTCATAGCAAGCAATCTTGGCGCAGAGCTGCTCCAGGTCCGAAAGCTCGTGACTTGCCGTCAGGCAGATGCGTATGCCCGACCGACCCTGAGCAACCGTCGGAAAGAACGTCACGGATGTGTAAAAGCCTTCGTCGAGCAGGCGCTCCGCGAACTTGATGGCCGCGAATTCGTCACCGACCTTGATCATGCGGATCGGCAGCAGGGCGCCGCGCTGGTCTGTCTCGATGTGCTTGTCGAAAAAGGCAATCCGCTCGGCCAAGCGTTCCTGGCGAAGCTTAAGCTCGGCCGTTTGGTGAATCTTCGCCGAGGCGAGGGCGGCGCCAACGGCGGCGACATTGGGTGAAGCGGAGAATGCATGAGGAAGGGAGTAGCAGCGAAACAGCGCCTCCTGATGCACCGTTCCCAGCATGAGCATGCCGCCCGAAGCGCCGAAGCCCTTGCCGAGCGAAGCCGCGACGATCGTGCGCTCGCCAAGTTCGGGGGGCAATTGCGAGCGCACAAAACCTTCGCCGTTGTTACCAAAGAGCGAAATTCCGTGCGCATCGTCGATATAGAGAAAAAGACCATACTTTTCCTGCAACCTCAGAAGTTCTTTGATCGGCGCAAAGCCGCCCATCGAATAGACGCCATCGCATACATAGGCGACGACCGGATGCTTCCGGCAAATCTGCTCCAAGGCATCGAGGTCGCTGTGAGGAATAGTCTCGACCTGCGTTTCTTGCGCAACGACTGGTTTGTGAAAAGCCAGAGAGGCATGGGCCAGACGGTCGAAAACCATCACTGGTTTCTGCCCCTCCGTCAGATGTCCAGAGGCAATGATCGGCAGTGCCCCCATGTTGGCGACCATAACCGTTGAATAGGCAATGACGCGTGCGCCAAAGAGTTGGGAAAGGGTGCCCTCCAGATCGCCTATGAGCCCAAAATTCAACCGAGTGCGCGCACAGGACCAGTGAAGCGAGCCATATTCTTCGACTGCCGTGATGGCGCCGGCAACGATAGCCGGATGATTGTCGAGGCCAAGGTAGGAACAGCGCACATAGTCTGTGATAGTATTCCCTCGGCGGTCTCCTGCCGTGAGTGAGACGGCCCTTCCCAGTCCGGAGTGCCCGTAAACGGCCATCAGCCCGCGGCGGTGAGCCTCCTCGAAAAACGTTCGAGTCCGGTCGATGACCGAGGCAGTGTTGCGGAAGCGAGCAGCGCGGCCAGCGCTTGCTGGAGATTCTGCTGCTGACATCTGAACCTCCTTTCGCGAATAAAGGATCGAGCAGATGTGGCACATAAGCCCATCCTTCTTTCGCGGGTAAGCATCTTCCAAAAGAGAGGATGGATATAAAGAAGAATATTGTGCTTGCGCGTGAATTGTTGTTAATTTCTTTTGACAAGCAAATTAACAATCAAGTCAAACATTCACAGTGTTGTAACAAGATGGGGCGGAACTCGCATCCGGATCCGGCTGACCCACGCCGGCGAGGGACAATCAGCTTTGTGTTAAGTTCACGGCATGCCGCAAGTGGTGGAGATGTTGGTGCAGGCAACAGTTCTGCCGATCAGGAATTGTCCGTATCATCAAGCATGTAGCCAGCGGATCGGACCGTTCGGATCGAGACTCCCGTTCGGAGCTTGTACAGCGACTTGCGTAGCCGACTGACATGTACGTCCACCGTGCGGGCGTCGACATGGATGTTTTTTGGCCAAGCGATCGCAATTAGGTCCTGGCGGCTGAAAACCTGGCGCGGATTTTCGAGCAGGTGCCGTAGCATGCGGAATTCAATCGCCCCTAGTTGGAATTCCCTATCGCCACTTCGCGCGCGCAAACTGTCGGGCCGCAGTTCTATGTTGCCGAAGCCAAGAACGTGGTGGCCGTGAATATTGCTGCGCGCGCCTGTCGTTCGCTTCGACCGCAAGGAAGCTAACAGCTTCGCTGGTACCAGAGGCCGGACGAGGCTGTCGTCAACACCTGCCTTCAAAAGTTCGATATGCTGGTCTTCCGCGCCTGGTGCAATCAGCGCGACAAGCAGGGCAGCTCGAGTCGTCGGCTCCTGCTTCAGCTGGGCACACAGCGTGGCGATCGGGAGGCCGCCGGGACGACAGTCCAGGATGACTACGGCGGGAGACATTTCCCTCGCCCGTTCCACCGCATGCTCGACGTTGCCCGCGAGCAGGGCCTTGTATCCTTCCAAGCCAAGAATGTATTCGAGGATGATGTAGAGTTCTGCGTCTTGCGAGCAGATAATTGCCACTGGCTCCATCGGCAGCTCTGCTCCCGGTCGAAGGCGAGCCGATATACGAGATCGCGCGCGGTCGTTCTCCTCTCGCCGCAATGCCAGCAACCCGCTGGATTCCGACCTCGAAGGTGACACAATCAACACTGACCGCTACTGCAATCGATCCTAGCGGGGTAGGTAGTAGAATTACCACCTTGCCAAGAGGCGCTCACCGCGCACCTTGGCCGCAAGACCAGGGACGGCACGAATACGTCCGGGCAGATGCCCGAGACTGTGGCTCACTTCTGTGGGAGATCAACGTCCGGTCTAATGGCTTCGTCAGCCCCGCGCCGGACGCAACCCGCGGGAGATTTTGGCGTGGAACAATATGATAGCGAAGACATACTGGCTGGCGGAAATCGCTTAACACTATGGCATTTTGCAAATCCTTCGGAGGCGGCTGACGCCGCAATCGCCCTTTACGGTTCAGGGGCTTCGCTCGCAGCTGCGTCCGCGGCGTTCGCTGCCCGCTACGCGGGCCGCGAGGATGATTTTCGGTTTTGGTTCACTGTCTTTTCGCGACTGAGGCGCAGTGATGGAAAAGAACCGCCCGCAGGGAAAACCTTGTCGGACGAACAGAAACCGCCCGGATGATAGCACATTGGAAGGTCAAGCGAGAGCGCTGCCAGCTGAATTTGCGGCAGTGCTAATATCTGAGCCTTGGCTTGTTTTGTCGCTTCCGATGATTGAAAACAGTTTCAATAGCCTCAATGCATCACTAAACTCTGACCGTGTCCGTGGCATTCACGCGAAAGGAAGCGCCGGATGAATACCATGCACATACTTCAGGACGCCTTACAGTTGGCTAATGCCCCGACCGTCGGGGCGCTCATCGGACTCTATCGCGCCGCTATCCGCCAGTTCGGGTTTAGCCACTTCATCGTGACGGGATTGCCAAGCCACGGCCAGCGCTTCGAAAATCTGGTTCTTGAACGGCTCTGGCCCGAAGACTGGATGTCCCACTATCTATCGCGCGACTACATCAAGCGCGATCCGGTTGCGATGGCCTCCCTTGTCCTTAGGACACCTTTCACCTGGAAAGAGGCCAGTATGCGCGCCAGCGAGTTGGGATCCGTTGGCGATCGCATCATGAGGGAAGGGGCTATGCGGAAGACTGGCTCCGTCACGCGCACGCAGGCCGTCGCAAAAGCTTTGAGCTCGATGGAGATCGCCGGCTGAAGGAAGCCGGGCGTCAATGGCTAAAGATGGCAATAGCCGGCGCGAGCTCCTCCTAAGAATGTCGCTCCAAAGAGGAGTGGCCGCATTTCATGATTCGTCTCATCACCGGTAGCGCTGACCCTCGCCACCAAGATCTCCTGGAGGAACACTACAGGTTGCGTCACGACATTTTTGTCGGCGAGCGTGGGTGGGGGGCGCTTGCCCGACCCGACGGGCGCGAGGTCGACGGCTATGATACACCCCAGGCAGTTTATGTGCTCGCCCTCGAGGAGGACCATGTGGTCGGAGGGTACAGGTTGCTGCCGACGAGCGCCCCTCATCTTCTCCAAGATCGTTATTCGCACCTGGTCGATGGACCGGTACCGCATGGGCGTGAGATCCACGAATGGTCCCGATTTTTCATAAGACGGGATCGTCGCGGAGGGAAGCTCTTCCGGCATTTGATGGGTTCAGTTCCCAGCGTGTGCAGGCTTCTGGGCATATCGAGATTAACAAGCGTGATAGAGCCTAATTGGCTGACGCGGTTCGATGCCGCGAGTTTTCGCTATGGGCTCCTCGGGTCGTTTGTCGAGGTGACCGGCATGCAACTCGCCGCGGTGCAGATTGACATCGAACAAGCTCCCGAGCCCGGCCACGCAATCGGCTGGAATACGACAATTTAGGTGGGGACGAGATAGAGTCAGGCTAATAGGGGTACCTCGTTGGACGAACAAGTTCACGCTTTGATCGACGCCATCGATCTTGCTCGCGACGAACGCGCGGTGCGAAACGCTCTGAAGAAGTTTGTAGTGGATTGTGGCTTTGAGCGGTACGCATATCTCCATTCCGGTCTGACTGGCGTCGGGGTATCGAGCGATTATCCACCCGAATGGCGAGACACCTATTTTCGCAAACGGTACTCCAGCATCGATCCCGTGGTGACGAAAGCGAAACGACTCAATGCACCGTTCTCCTGGTCGACCGAGGATCTACATCCAAGGCGGCGATCGCCGGAAGAGCGGCGGTTCGTTGCAGAGGCGACCGACTTTGGTATTCGGTCAGGACTGACAATTCCGCTGCAAGTGAGTTTTGGAACTGTGGCGATGCTCACCTTGGCGTCCTCCCGTCAATCCACTGAAATCTCGCCCCCACATGACAGTCACCGGACAGCGACGGCGGTGGCATTCGTCCACATCAAGCTGAGCATGCTAAGCGAGCCTAAGTGTGAGAGGACGGAAACGCGGCTAACAACGCAGGAGGCGACATGCCTCACGTGGTCGTCCCTGGGAAAATACATGCCGGAGATTGCTGCCATTCTCGGAATAGAGCACAGAACCGTGCAATATCATCTCGACAATGTGCGAGAAAAGCTCGGGGCAATTAATCTGCCACACGCTGTCCGTATTGCAATGGTGCGCAAGCTCCTCAATTGAGCGTGGTAACGCTCGACGTTAATCGAATACATTTGTAACTGAATGATCTAGTCGGACGTAATAAAGTTCCATAATGTTTGTTATGCCACTTTTGCGTGTAGCAGCTATTTAGTAATGCGACAGTTGCCCCAGTTAGAGATGCGACACCTCCCACCTTCCGATTGAAGCGGGAAAGGAAGGCTGGCGAATTCAGACGGATCCGGAAGCTTATGGAGTTCGGTAGAGAACAATACGTCCCGTCGGAACGAGTTGGGAAAGAAAGTCGAAGTCCCGGATGTTGCCCGTAAGCACGCTCCCGCCCAGTTGCCGCGCCTGCAAGAAAACTAGAGCGTCGTTGACGAACTTGCGTTGGTGACCTTCGCCTTTCGGCAAATTGCTCATTCGGAAAAGGAGGCCGGCGAGAATACCGGCTTGCCCCCAGATTGTAACATCGGGAGCATGAAGCCGATGTTCAGGTATATCTGCGAGCGTTGCTTGGATCGTTTTCAGAACGGTCTTCGTAGAAGTGTGCTTTGGATCCAGACGGCCGAATGCGTGTGTCAGTTCGGAAAGGCAAACAGCCGAGTGATGACACAGCCGATACGTCAGCAGCCTATCCACCTCGGCCGGCGATCGGCCCTGCAGAACATCGAGATAAACGGTGGCATCCAGAAACAACGGACCGCCAATAGTCGGCTCGTCGTTTACCCACGGCAATTCGTCATCGGCCCGACGAACCAGTGTCCCCTGGCGTCTGTGTGGCTTGAGTGATCGGAGGGTCTCGGCAAGATTAAATCCCAAGGTCGATATCCGAGGGGATGCTCCCCTTGCGCTTCACGAGACGAGCCCCGAAATCGTCCTCCAGCGCCAACCGCGACAGCGCAAGCTCCAACAGCTCGGTGTCCGATGTGACGTGGGCGCGCTTCTTGGCAGCATCGACTAGCTCCGACGGTACACGTCCCGACAAACGCGTATTTTTTACGGTGCCAAGGAGGCCAGCAGCCCTCGCCTGCTCGAGGATGAGTTTGTTACGGGTTAACGCAACCTTTGCTTCGTTGTCTGTAGCCGAATGGATTTGAGCGCCCATGCAAACTCCTATGTTGAACATAACGTAGCCTACGTTCAACATCGATGCAAGAGCGCATGACGCCGCAAAGAGTTCCGCACGCTGTCGCAGGCCCTGACGCTACGCTACGACAAGGTGCTGTTCATCCTCGAGCCGAGCGCATTTGCGAAGAGTCTGGCGGGCAAAGAGGCAGTCGTGTCGTCTGCGACTATCCTGACGGTCGGCTTGAGATCATGGAAGGCAGCACGTCCCTGCATTCGGCGCCAAGCACGCATCACTGTCGCAATCTTGTCAGCGTTATTTCACCCCCACGTTGCTTTGACCTGTACCGTACAAGCGGCAAGGTCACCGAACTTCAGTGCTTCGGTCCTTTGGCTCGGCCAACTGCGCTGCCGAACACAGGCTCGCTGCGTGCAACTCAAGGTCCTGCGAAAGCGAAGCCCGCCGCAACCGCGCGCCTCCTTACGTGACGTTACCCATAGCAGGTGTCGCGTTTAGAGCATTTCTGTAGAGCGTCGAAGGCATAGTTTGGGCAGCTGACGCCTTGGTGGCTAGGTGTCGGCAGGTGTGCTACAAACTCCTACTAAATCGATTCAAGCAAGACTCGACTGCGGCTCTATTCGACTTTCTGCAACATGGACGATCAGCCGACAGAAACCAAGAAAAGCAGGCCCCCCGGAACGTCCGACATCAAGGCGGACTTGATCGCCGTCGTCGTGGCGGTCGGCGACAATGAGCCTTATGTCCTCACCATCGGGTTGAAAGACAGCCTGCCCTCCGGGCCTTTTGAGCTTGATCATCGATCGCTGCAATCCGGCTTGAGAAAGTGGGTCGAGGAGCAGACCGGCCATGCCTTGGGATACATCGAACAGCTCTACACCTTCGCCGATCGGGACCGCATCGGCAATGAGCAACAACAGCGGGTCATCTCGATCAGCTATCTCGCTCTCACCCGCAAGGAACAGGCAGCCGGCGCGTCAAACTGCGGTTGGCAAAGCTGGTACGAATATTTTCCGTGGGAGGACCATCGAGCCGGCACGCCGCGGCTGATCGGCGATTTGCTGCGGCCGCGGCTGATCGAATGGGCGGAACGGGTGCATGAGGCCGCCATCCGGCGCGAGCGCCAATGGCGGGCGGCGATTGCCTTTGGTTTCGAAGGCCGCCCGTGGAACGAAGAGTTGGCGCTTCAGCGCTATGAGCTGCTTTACGAAGCCGGCCTTGTGGAGGAGATAGCGCGCGAAGGGGATTCGAACGACATCGCTCCGGCGCTTGGCAGATCGATGATCGCGGATCATCGCCGCATCCTGGCCACCGCCATCGCGCGCCTGCGCTCGAAGATCAAATACCGACCCGTAGTCTTCGAACTGATGCCGCCGACCTTCACCCTGCTCCAACTACAGCGAGCGGTTGAGGCCCTAGCGGGCAGGCTCATCAACAAACCGAACTTCCGCCGGCTCATAGAGCAGCAAGAACTGGTCGAGGAGACGGGCGAGACGTCTCTCGAAACGGGCGGTCGGCCAGCGAAGCTTTTTCGGTTCCGTCACGCGGTCCTCGATGCGGCGGCAGGTGCAGGGACGAGATTGCCGCTGTCCCGGGCTTGACACCACTTATAGTCAAAGTAGAAATATACCCCTTATAGCCAATTGGACTATAAGGGGAGGCGCCGATG
Protein-coding sequences here:
- a CDS encoding GNAT family N-acetyltransferase codes for the protein MLALETPRLFMRPLAKSDLEDVHRLHTDPLVVQSLFSGEPPSRRNTEEKLDQYVQAWRQNGFGFFGVFLRGNSRAGNEFAGRAGLRRFEDTADVEYGLCLFGHIAGRGIGPELGGEILRYAFEELGLERVVALIRPENARAIRAAEKIGFTHVEDRTYGDCVKGFYEARPRR
- a CDS encoding EamA family transporter — its product is MKGAFAVANDRRSLLAYLLLAAVSVWWAGSYILIKIAVLDVPPATLATARLLIAATVLLVWLRFGHAESLPASFDAWARYAQIALFGHALPLYLIAWASMTVPVSEMAILVATTPLFAVLLACLALREKPSRAIIFGLLVGFISLAGFLSPSGISTLHSSRSAAPLAALLGAAASYALSGRAVARLQDKNALVTGTAVMICAIPMLLPLSLAFERPWAITPTAQALVALLLLGVVSTAVMYVAYYRLIRLSGPAFASTHHYLVPALSIAFGAGFLGERPTPIQMMLMMPIIASVFFARGLISRKL
- a CDS encoding aspartate aminotransferase family protein, with the protein product MTEQMRTSRLAHERAKKVMPGGNTRSSVYEAPFPLYQKSGKGAYVIDVDDNAYLDFQNNFTALIHGYDHPDVNSALITQIGRGLSFANPTESEIDLAEILCERVPFFEQVRFTNTGSEAVMMAIKAARALTGRPQIAKCEGAYHGNYDYVEASFDPVPADWQTGTAEAQAYNHGTPASVLAEVVVIPFNNVDATERVLERHKQTLACIVIDPLPSRAGLVPVDHTYLHFLREFTARHGILLISDEVLSFRLSYRGAIATYRVEPDLCTFGKIVGGGLPIGAVAGRAETMRVFDPSRGKPPVSQAGTFTANPLSMVAGAAAMRALTEVEIERLNALGAQARSELGATLAASDIGGHVTGAGSLFCVFVGDGEVKDYASAYHAWHQRQRLSRLISLCRNEGILLSRIGLGALSTPMATAEIATLAVRFGRALAKLAATTPSAAVG
- a CDS encoding aminotransferase class I/II-fold pyridoxal phosphate-dependent enzyme, which codes for MSAAESPASAGRAARFRNTASVIDRTRTFFEEAHRRGLMAVYGHSGLGRAVSLTAGDRRGNTITDYVRCSYLGLDNHPAIVAGAITAVEEYGSLHWSCARTRLNFGLIGDLEGTLSQLFGARVIAYSTVMVANMGALPIIASGHLTEGQKPVMVFDRLAHASLAFHKPVVAQETQVETIPHSDLDALEQICRKHPVVAYVCDGVYSMGGFAPIKELLRLQEKYGLFLYIDDAHGISLFGNNGEGFVRSQLPPELGERTIVAASLGKGFGASGGMLMLGTVHQEALFRCYSLPHAFSASPNVAAVGAALASAKIHQTAELKLRQERLAERIAFFDKHIETDQRGALLPIRMIKVGDEFAAIKFAERLLDEGFYTSVTFFPTVAQGRSGIRICLTASHELSDLEQLCAKIACYEQEALTAA
- a CDS encoding response regulator transcription factor, which produces MEPVAIICSQDAELYIILEYILGLEGYKALLAGNVEHAVERAREMSPAVVILDCRPGGLPIATLCAQLKQEPTTRAALLVALIAPGAEDQHIELLKAGVDDSLVRPLVPAKLLASLRSKRTTGARSNIHGHHVLGFGNIELRPDSLRARSGDREFQLGAIEFRMLRHLLENPRQVFSRQDLIAIAWPKNIHVDARTVDVHVSRLRKSLYKLRTGVSIRTVRSAGYMLDDTDNS
- a CDS encoding autoinducer binding domain-containing protein produces the protein MNTMHILQDALQLANAPTVGALIGLYRAAIRQFGFSHFIVTGLPSHGQRFENLVLERLWPEDWMSHYLSRDYIKRDPVAMASLVLRTPFTWKEASMRASELGSVGDRIMREGAMRKTGSVTRTQAVAKALSSMEIAG
- a CDS encoding acyl-homoserine-lactone synthase, with protein sequence MIRLITGSADPRHQDLLEEHYRLRHDIFVGERGWGALARPDGREVDGYDTPQAVYVLALEEDHVVGGYRLLPTSAPHLLQDRYSHLVDGPVPHGREIHEWSRFFIRRDRRGGKLFRHLMGSVPSVCRLLGISRLTSVIEPNWLTRFDAASFRYGLLGSFVEVTGMQLAAVQIDIEQAPEPGHAIGWNTTI
- a CDS encoding autoinducer binding domain-containing protein yields the protein MDEQVHALIDAIDLARDERAVRNALKKFVVDCGFERYAYLHSGLTGVGVSSDYPPEWRDTYFRKRYSSIDPVVTKAKRLNAPFSWSTEDLHPRRRSPEERRFVAEATDFGIRSGLTIPLQVSFGTVAMLTLASSRQSTEISPPHDSHRTATAVAFVHIKLSMLSEPKCERTETRLTTQEATCLTWSSLGKYMPEIAAILGIEHRTVQYHLDNVREKLGAINLPHAVRIAMVRKLLN